In a genomic window of Leifsonia xyli subsp. cynodontis DSM 46306:
- a CDS encoding response regulator transcription factor has translation MNAGPRILIVDDEPNIRDLLTTSLRFAGFAVRAVGNGAQAISAVLEEEPDIIILDVMLPDMNGFGVTKRLRGAGYTAPILFLTAKDDTEDKITGLTVGGDDYVTKPFSLDEIVARIKAILRRTMQADEDAVIRAGELTMDQDTHEVFVGDTPIELSPTEFKLLRYLMLNPNRVLSKAQILDHVWEYDFNGDAGIVESYISYLRRKVDAHSSEALIQTKRGFGYMLKAAKA, from the coding sequence ATGAACGCAGGACCCCGCATTCTCATCGTCGACGACGAGCCGAACATCCGCGATCTGCTCACCACCAGCCTCCGCTTCGCCGGCTTCGCCGTGCGCGCGGTCGGGAACGGCGCGCAGGCGATCTCCGCGGTCCTCGAAGAGGAGCCCGACATCATCATCCTCGACGTCATGCTCCCGGACATGAACGGGTTCGGCGTCACCAAGCGGCTGCGCGGGGCCGGCTACACCGCGCCCATCCTGTTCCTCACGGCCAAAGACGACACCGAGGACAAGATCACCGGCCTCACCGTCGGCGGCGACGACTACGTCACCAAGCCGTTCAGCCTCGACGAGATCGTGGCGCGCATCAAAGCTATCCTGCGCCGCACGATGCAGGCCGACGAAGACGCCGTGATCCGCGCGGGCGAGCTGACGATGGACCAGGACACGCACGAGGTCTTCGTCGGCGACACCCCGATCGAGCTGAGCCCGACCGAGTTCAAACTGCTGCGCTACCTCATGCTGAACCCGAACCGCGTGCTGTCGAAGGCGCAGATCCTCGACCATGTGTGGGAGTACGACTTCAACGGCGACGCCGGCATCGTGGAGTCCTACATCTCCTACCTGCGCCGCAAGGTGGATGCGCACTCCAGCGAAGCGCTCATCCAGACCAAGCGTGGATTCGGCTACATGCTGAAAGCCGCCAAGGCGTGA
- the folP gene encoding dihydropteroate synthase, which produces MYLPPLRVPVRRIGARTFDFSRRVAVMAVVNRTPDSFFDQGRTFALEKAVAACFDAVAAGADWVDIGGAPFAPGEAIPVEAEAGRVVPVVRELRAGSEVAISVDTFHSEVARRAIAAGATVVNDTTGLSDPELARVVADSEATLVLTHSLAAPRTVYPRPHYADIVAEVSAFLLDRVERAAAAGVPEERIVLDPGHDLNKNTLHSLELTRRLAEIADLGYPTLAAVSNKDFIGETLDAPRSRRGEGSLAAAVVSIVNGARIIRMHDVRASVAAARMTEAVLGLREPAFLKHNMGDAND; this is translated from the coding sequence ATGTATCTGCCCCCGCTTCGCGTCCCCGTCCGCCGCATCGGCGCCCGCACCTTCGACTTCTCCCGGCGCGTGGCCGTCATGGCCGTGGTCAACCGGACGCCCGACTCGTTCTTCGACCAGGGCCGCACCTTCGCCCTCGAGAAGGCGGTCGCCGCCTGCTTCGACGCGGTCGCGGCCGGCGCCGACTGGGTCGACATCGGCGGGGCGCCGTTCGCGCCGGGCGAGGCGATCCCGGTGGAGGCGGAGGCCGGGCGAGTGGTCCCCGTCGTGCGCGAGCTGCGGGCCGGATCGGAGGTGGCGATCTCGGTCGACACCTTCCACTCCGAGGTCGCCCGGCGGGCCATCGCCGCGGGCGCCACCGTCGTCAACGACACCACGGGGCTGAGCGACCCGGAGCTCGCGCGCGTCGTGGCCGACAGCGAGGCGACGCTCGTCCTCACGCACAGTCTCGCCGCACCGCGGACGGTGTACCCGCGGCCGCACTACGCCGACATCGTCGCGGAGGTGTCGGCGTTCCTGCTCGACCGGGTGGAGCGCGCGGCTGCGGCGGGTGTCCCGGAGGAGCGCATCGTGCTCGATCCCGGCCACGACCTCAACAAGAACACCCTGCACTCGCTGGAGCTGACGCGCCGTCTCGCGGAGATCGCCGACCTCGGTTACCCCACGCTGGCCGCCGTCTCCAACAAAGACTTCATCGGTGAGACCCTGGACGCGCCGCGATCCCGGCGTGGAGAGGGATCGCTCGCCGCCGCGGTCGTCTCCATCGTGAACGGCGCGCGGATCATCCGGATGCACGACGTGCGAGCGTCCGTCGCCGCTGCGCGCATGACGGAGGCTGTTCTGGGCCTGCGGGAGCCGGCCTTCCTCAAACACAACATGGGAGATGCCAATGACTGA
- a CDS encoding pyrimidine reductase family protein: MTEPALARLRPAPGVSGLDDTELAALYTAGTGAGPFWLRVNFVASLDGAGTEEGLSGGLSDDADRRVFDILRRLCDVVVVGAGTIRAEGYGAMRVDAASQRARRAAGLTEHPVFAIVSAGLDLDPAGPIFHEAPECPLVLTSERSRASAREALAEVADVVVCGAQRVEPRLLVRELAARGLRRIHCEGGPHLFGDLLAGGVVDELCLTLSPRLEAGSATRIAVGAAPIEPVGMRLAHVLQSEDTLLLRYVRDGAAA; encoded by the coding sequence ATGACTGAACCGGCTCTCGCCCGCCTGCGCCCGGCGCCCGGCGTGAGCGGACTCGACGACACCGAGCTCGCTGCGCTCTACACCGCCGGAACCGGCGCCGGTCCGTTCTGGCTGCGCGTGAACTTCGTCGCCAGCCTCGACGGCGCGGGCACCGAGGAAGGTCTCTCCGGCGGTCTCTCGGACGACGCCGACAGGCGGGTGTTCGACATCCTGCGCCGTCTCTGCGATGTCGTGGTCGTGGGGGCGGGGACGATTCGCGCGGAAGGCTACGGCGCGATGCGCGTGGACGCGGCATCGCAACGGGCCCGCCGCGCGGCGGGGCTGACCGAGCATCCTGTCTTCGCCATCGTCAGCGCCGGCCTCGACCTCGACCCGGCCGGTCCGATCTTCCACGAGGCCCCTGAGTGCCCGCTGGTACTCACCTCGGAGCGCTCGCGCGCTTCCGCCCGCGAGGCGCTCGCCGAGGTGGCGGACGTCGTCGTGTGCGGCGCCCAGCGCGTCGAGCCACGGCTGCTGGTGCGGGAGCTGGCCGCACGGGGGCTGCGCCGCATCCACTGCGAGGGCGGCCCGCACCTGTTCGGCGACCTCCTCGCCGGCGGCGTCGTGGACGAGCTGTGCCTCACCCTGAGCCCGCGGCTGGAGGCGGGCTCGGCCACCCGCATCGCGGTCGGTGCTGCGCCGATCGAGCCGGTCGGGATGCGGCTCGCGCACGTTCTGCAGTCGGAGGACACACTGCTCCTGCGGTATGTCCGCGACGGGGCCGCCGCCTGA
- a CDS encoding DNA repair helicase XPB, whose product MSDGPLIVQSDRTVLLEVAHPDAEDARHDLAVFAELERAPEHIHTYRITRLGLWNARAAGHTAEDMLGTLKRYSKFPVPQTVSVDMAETVARYGRLVIERDGEGALVLRSSDLAVLTEVAGAKRIAPLLRERRDDETFAVDAWARGQLKQELVKLGWPAEDLAGYTPGTPHEIGLREDGWTLRDYQRKAVGAFFDGGSGVVVLPCGAGKTLVGAGAMARAKTTTLILVTNTVSARQWRDELLKRTMLTAGEVGEYSGQVKEIKPVTIATYQILTAKRKGEYAHLALLDALDWGLVVYDEVHLLPAPVFKLTAELQARRRLGLTATLVREDGREGDVFSLIGPKRFDAPWKEIEAQGFISPAACYEVRIDLPPGERLSYAAAADAERYRLAATAPAKLEIAQRLVERHAGERILVIGQYLDQIDALAEALGAPQLTGATPVDERERLYQEFRDGTTPVLVVSKVANFSVDLPEATVAIQVSGSYGSRQEEAQRLGRLLRPKESGLSANFYTLVSRDTVDQDFAQNRQRFLAEQGYSYTILDAHALAA is encoded by the coding sequence ATGTCCGATGGCCCCCTGATCGTCCAGAGCGATCGCACCGTCCTGCTCGAGGTCGCCCATCCCGACGCCGAGGACGCCCGGCACGACCTCGCTGTGTTCGCCGAGCTGGAGCGCGCGCCCGAGCACATCCACACTTACCGGATCACCCGGCTCGGGCTCTGGAACGCACGCGCCGCCGGGCACACGGCGGAGGACATGCTCGGGACGCTCAAGCGCTACTCCAAGTTCCCCGTCCCGCAGACCGTGTCGGTGGATATGGCGGAGACAGTCGCCCGGTACGGCCGGCTGGTCATCGAGCGCGACGGCGAGGGCGCGCTGGTGCTGCGCTCGAGCGACCTCGCGGTGCTGACGGAGGTGGCCGGGGCCAAGCGCATCGCGCCACTGCTGCGGGAACGCCGCGACGACGAGACCTTCGCGGTCGACGCCTGGGCTCGCGGCCAGCTCAAACAGGAGCTCGTGAAGCTCGGCTGGCCGGCAGAGGACCTCGCCGGCTACACACCCGGCACTCCGCACGAGATCGGTCTGCGCGAGGACGGCTGGACGTTGCGCGACTACCAGCGGAAGGCCGTCGGAGCCTTCTTCGACGGCGGCTCCGGCGTGGTGGTGCTGCCGTGCGGCGCGGGCAAAACGCTCGTGGGAGCGGGGGCGATGGCCAGGGCGAAGACGACGACCCTCATCCTGGTCACCAACACGGTGTCGGCGCGGCAGTGGCGCGACGAACTGCTGAAGCGCACGATGCTGACCGCCGGGGAGGTGGGCGAGTACTCGGGCCAGGTCAAGGAGATCAAACCGGTCACGATCGCGACCTACCAGATCCTCACGGCCAAGCGGAAGGGCGAGTACGCGCACCTCGCGCTGCTCGACGCGCTGGACTGGGGCCTGGTCGTCTACGACGAGGTTCATCTGCTGCCCGCCCCCGTCTTCAAGCTGACCGCGGAGTTGCAAGCCCGCCGACGGCTCGGGCTCACCGCGACGCTGGTGCGCGAGGACGGCCGCGAGGGCGATGTGTTCAGCCTGATCGGCCCCAAACGCTTCGATGCGCCGTGGAAGGAGATCGAGGCGCAGGGTTTCATCTCCCCGGCCGCCTGCTACGAGGTGCGGATCGACCTGCCGCCCGGCGAGCGGCTGAGCTACGCGGCCGCTGCCGATGCCGAGCGCTACCGCCTCGCCGCGACCGCGCCCGCGAAGCTGGAGATCGCCCAGCGGCTGGTCGAGCGGCATGCCGGGGAGCGCATCCTGGTGATCGGTCAGTACCTGGATCAGATCGACGCGCTCGCCGAGGCGCTCGGAGCGCCGCAGCTGACCGGCGCGACGCCCGTGGACGAACGCGAGCGGCTGTACCAGGAGTTCCGGGACGGCACGACACCGGTGCTGGTGGTGAGCAAAGTCGCGAACTTCTCGGTGGACCTCCCGGAGGCGACCGTCGCCATCCAGGTCTCCGGATCGTACGGCTCGCGGCAGGAGGAGGCGCAGCGCCTCGGCCGGCTGCTCCGGCCGAAGGAGTCGGGTCTCTCGGCGAACTTCTACACGCTCGTCTCGCGCGATACCGTCGATCAGGACTTCGCGCAGAACCGGCAGCGGTTCCTGGCAGAGCAGGGCTATTCGTACACGATCCTGGACGCGCACGCGCTGGCGGCGTAG
- a CDS encoding helicase-associated domain-containing protein has protein sequence MTTTLALAARLRALPDAGLVAALRTRPIRRTGVSDFFDLAEALLDPEAVQRALTGLDRTRLAALALLGRAGGALDAAALARGFAAHPATAGAAEREAAGALADLAEAFLVHPGDSQYAAYPAVTATIEPRAEELLATAPPTALALVPDADQRFTDRLAAERAFEAVAAVSELLAELGRGGARELQKGGLALPATKRLAEALSVEASVVPVVLSIAGRAGLAAVGDGSWLPTEAASGWLHSAAADRWRVLAAGWWEALPAGLRSLLARRNRATWGESLREHIAWLYPAAAAEAQRRMEAHTREAEWLGVTAQQAPSSAGTALVTSGPETAAGLLAGLFPAQVDRVYLQHDLTVVSPGPLAPNVETRLRTMAEVESRALASTFRFSTASIDRAVTAGETAASILDFLAAVSLTGVPQPLDYLIADAVERHGRVRVRSSEDGGSLVYTADATLVQAIAVDHSLRALRLVRDDATLTSPLPRDAVYWALSDARYPVVAEDDAGAPVALRRQRVAPPPVATARDPDAEFVARLREADGGAGADTTGAVTAEQWLARQLDQAVRARQPIIVEVALPDGRIVDYQLEPTGVGGGRLRGRDRAADIERTLPLSSVKGLRSVD, from the coding sequence ATGACCACGACGCTCGCCCTGGCCGCGCGGCTGCGTGCGCTGCCGGATGCCGGGCTCGTCGCCGCGCTGCGCACCCGGCCGATTCGCCGCACGGGCGTCTCCGACTTCTTCGACCTCGCCGAGGCGCTGCTGGATCCCGAGGCCGTGCAGCGCGCGCTCACCGGTCTCGACCGCACCCGGCTCGCAGCGCTGGCGCTGCTCGGCCGTGCGGGCGGCGCCCTCGACGCTGCGGCCCTCGCACGCGGATTCGCCGCGCACCCCGCGACGGCGGGGGCCGCCGAGCGGGAAGCGGCCGGAGCGCTGGCCGACCTGGCCGAAGCCTTCCTCGTCCATCCCGGAGACAGCCAGTACGCGGCCTACCCGGCCGTGACAGCGACGATCGAGCCCCGCGCAGAGGAACTGCTCGCCACCGCGCCGCCGACGGCGCTCGCACTGGTGCCGGACGCCGATCAGCGCTTCACCGACCGGCTCGCGGCCGAACGAGCGTTCGAGGCCGTCGCCGCGGTCTCCGAACTGCTGGCCGAGCTGGGGCGGGGAGGAGCCCGCGAACTGCAGAAGGGCGGCCTGGCGCTGCCCGCGACGAAGCGCCTGGCTGAGGCGCTGAGCGTGGAGGCGTCCGTAGTGCCCGTGGTCCTCTCCATCGCAGGGCGCGCCGGGCTCGCCGCCGTGGGCGATGGAAGCTGGCTGCCGACCGAAGCCGCCTCCGGCTGGCTGCATTCGGCCGCCGCCGACCGCTGGCGCGTCCTCGCCGCCGGCTGGTGGGAAGCGCTGCCCGCCGGCCTGCGCTCGCTTCTGGCCCGTCGCAACCGCGCCACATGGGGAGAGAGCCTGCGCGAGCACATCGCCTGGCTGTACCCGGCCGCGGCCGCGGAGGCCCAGCGCCGGATGGAGGCACACACCCGGGAGGCCGAGTGGCTGGGTGTGACGGCGCAGCAGGCGCCGAGCAGCGCGGGGACCGCCCTCGTGACGAGCGGCCCGGAGACCGCGGCCGGGCTCCTGGCCGGGCTGTTCCCTGCGCAGGTGGACCGCGTCTACCTCCAGCACGACCTCACCGTCGTCTCCCCCGGCCCGCTCGCCCCGAACGTGGAGACGCGGCTGCGGACGATGGCGGAGGTGGAGAGCCGGGCGCTGGCCTCCACATTCCGGTTCTCCACGGCCAGCATCGACCGTGCCGTCACGGCAGGCGAGACGGCGGCGAGCATCCTCGACTTCCTCGCGGCGGTGTCGCTGACAGGTGTGCCACAGCCGCTCGACTACCTGATCGCGGACGCGGTCGAACGGCACGGCCGGGTGCGGGTGCGCTCGAGCGAGGACGGCGGCTCGCTCGTGTACACGGCCGACGCGACGCTCGTGCAGGCGATCGCGGTCGACCACTCGCTCCGGGCGCTGCGCCTCGTGCGTGACGACGCCACCCTGACGAGCCCTCTCCCCCGGGACGCCGTCTACTGGGCGCTCAGCGACGCGCGGTATCCGGTCGTGGCCGAAGACGACGCGGGAGCGCCGGTGGCCCTGCGGCGGCAGCGGGTCGCGCCTCCCCCGGTCGCCACCGCCCGGGACCCGGACGCGGAGTTCGTCGCGCGGCTGCGGGAAGCCGACGGCGGGGCGGGAGCGGACACGACCGGCGCAGTCACCGCCGAGCAGTGGCTCGCGCGCCAGCTCGATCAGGCCGTGCGCGCCCGCCAGCCGATCATCGTGGAGGTCGCCCTGCCCGACGGTCGGATCGTGGACTACCAGCTGGAGCCGACCGGTGTGGGCGGCGGCCGGCTGCGCGGCCGGGACCGCGCGGCGGACATCGAACGCACACTGCCGCTCTCCAGCGTCAAAGGGCTGCGCAGCGTAGACTGA
- a CDS encoding cold-shock protein, translated as MPTGKVKFYDDEKGFGFISSDDGQEVFLHASALPAGAVVKAGSRLEFGIADGKRGAQALSVRVLEAPPSLVKLKRKSADDMAIIVEDLVKLLDGIGANLRRGKYPDRAHGAKIAAVLRRVADDLDA; from the coding sequence ATGCCAACCGGCAAGGTCAAGTTCTACGACGACGAGAAAGGCTTCGGCTTCATCAGCTCCGACGACGGTCAGGAAGTCTTCCTGCACGCCTCGGCGCTGCCCGCGGGCGCCGTGGTCAAGGCGGGGAGCCGTCTCGAGTTCGGCATCGCCGACGGCAAGCGCGGCGCCCAGGCGCTCTCCGTGCGGGTGCTCGAGGCCCCGCCGAGCCTGGTCAAACTGAAGCGCAAATCCGCCGACGACATGGCCATCATCGTGGAGGACCTCGTGAAGCTGCTCGACGGCATCGGCGCGAACCTGCGCCGCGGCAAATACCCGGACAGGGCGCACGGCGCCAAGATCGCCGCCGTGCTGCGGCGCGTCGCGGATGACCTGGATGCCTGA
- a CDS encoding DUF3027 domain-containing protein, translating into MPENPAEPGDLRELVAAIPLARAALAEITPESTVGQPIDHVVEAGDVVSLLFACMLPGYPGWRWTVSVGRAEDGVQPTVLEAELMPGEESLLAPDWVPWSERFAEYQAAQEALTVEADDDDEDEDETGDDRPDEDEDGDDLDDEDDHDIHDLHEGDDVDGVDIDSVGGETDPPLPGVDDEATDAEVNAEPVLPAGEGAAS; encoded by the coding sequence ATGCCTGAGAACCCCGCGGAGCCCGGCGACCTCCGGGAGCTCGTCGCGGCCATCCCCCTCGCCCGGGCGGCTCTGGCCGAGATCACTCCCGAGTCCACGGTCGGCCAGCCGATCGATCACGTCGTCGAGGCCGGCGACGTCGTCTCCCTGCTGTTCGCCTGCATGCTACCCGGCTACCCCGGCTGGCGCTGGACGGTCTCGGTCGGCCGCGCGGAGGACGGCGTCCAGCCGACCGTGCTCGAAGCCGAGCTGATGCCCGGCGAGGAGTCGCTGCTCGCACCCGATTGGGTGCCGTGGTCGGAACGTTTCGCCGAGTACCAGGCGGCGCAGGAGGCCCTCACGGTCGAGGCGGACGACGACGATGAGGACGAGGACGAGACCGGCGACGACCGGCCCGACGAGGATGAGGATGGCGACGACCTCGACGACGAAGACGACCACGACATCCACGATCTGCACGAGGGGGACGATGTGGACGGCGTCGACATCGACAGCGTCGGGGGCGAGACGGACCCCCCGCTGCCGGGCGTCGACGACGAGGCCACGGACGCCGAGGTCAACGCCGAGCCTGTTCTCCCCGCCGGGGAGGGCGCTGCTTCGTGA
- a CDS encoding DUF2530 domain-containing protein, whose translation MRLWLRESERRPDPVPLPTDDRRAVLTGLVLWSAALAVTFAFAGPLSAVDESWWRWTIVVGLALGALGLASLSAGRARRR comes from the coding sequence GTGCGGCTCTGGCTGCGCGAGAGCGAGCGCCGGCCCGATCCGGTGCCCCTCCCGACGGACGACCGGCGGGCCGTGCTCACCGGTCTCGTCCTGTGGTCCGCCGCCCTCGCTGTGACATTCGCCTTCGCCGGCCCGCTCAGCGCCGTGGACGAGAGCTGGTGGCGCTGGACGATCGTCGTCGGTCTCGCCCTCGGCGCGCTCGGGCTCGCCTCCCTCAGCGCCGGGCGGGCCCGCCGGCGCTGA
- the serC gene encoding phosphoserine transaminase, with protein sequence MPDVTIPTELLPADGRFGCGPSKVRPEQIASLAGDGAELLGTSHRQAPVKNLVGRVREGLSELFRLPEGYEVVVGNGGSTAFWDAAAFSLIEKRSQNLVFGEFGGKFAKAAAAPWLQAPHIVEAPAGSRADAEPMPGVDVYAWPHNETSTGVMAPVRRIHGDVGALTVVDATSAAGGADLDAAETDVYYFAPQKNFASDGGLWFGLFSPAAIERVERIAAGDRYIPEFLSLKNAVDNSRLNQTLNTPAVATLALMENQIAWMNAKGGLAWASARTKESSDALYAWADSVEYAAPFVQDSEHRSQVVVTIDFSDTIDAAAIAKTLRANGIVDTEPYRKLGRNQLRIATFTAIEPADVRALIDCVEYVVERLG encoded by the coding sequence ATGCCGGATGTGACGATTCCCACTGAGCTGCTGCCCGCCGACGGTCGATTCGGATGCGGTCCCTCCAAGGTCCGCCCCGAACAGATCGCGTCCCTCGCCGGAGACGGCGCCGAGCTGCTCGGAACCTCCCACCGCCAGGCCCCGGTGAAGAACCTGGTCGGCCGCGTGCGCGAGGGCCTCAGCGAGCTGTTCCGGCTGCCGGAGGGCTATGAGGTCGTGGTGGGCAACGGCGGCTCGACGGCGTTCTGGGACGCAGCGGCGTTCTCGCTCATCGAGAAGCGGAGCCAGAACCTCGTCTTCGGCGAGTTCGGCGGCAAATTCGCCAAAGCGGCGGCGGCCCCGTGGTTGCAGGCGCCGCACATCGTCGAAGCGCCCGCGGGCTCGCGGGCCGACGCGGAGCCGATGCCCGGGGTGGATGTGTATGCCTGGCCGCACAATGAGACCTCGACCGGTGTGATGGCCCCGGTGCGCCGCATCCACGGCGACGTGGGCGCGCTGACCGTCGTCGACGCGACGAGCGCGGCCGGCGGCGCCGACCTCGATGCGGCCGAGACCGATGTCTACTACTTCGCCCCGCAAAAGAACTTCGCCTCGGACGGCGGGCTGTGGTTCGGCCTGTTCTCCCCCGCCGCGATCGAGCGGGTGGAGCGGATCGCCGCCGGCGACCGCTACATCCCGGAGTTCCTGAGCCTGAAGAACGCGGTCGACAACTCGCGCCTGAACCAGACGCTCAACACCCCCGCCGTGGCGACCCTGGCGCTGATGGAGAACCAGATCGCGTGGATGAACGCCAAGGGCGGCCTCGCCTGGGCGAGCGCCCGGACGAAGGAGTCCTCGGACGCGCTCTACGCCTGGGCCGATTCGGTCGAGTACGCGGCTCCGTTCGTGCAAGACTCGGAGCACCGCTCCCAGGTGGTCGTCACGATCGACTTCTCCGACACGATCGACGCCGCAGCGATCGCGAAGACCCTGCGCGCCAACGGGATCGTGGACACCGAGCCCTACCGCAAGCTCGGGCGCAACCAGCTGCGCATCGCGACGTTCACCGCCATCGAGCCCGCGGACGTGCGGGCGCTGATCGACTGCGTCGAGTACGTGGTCGAGCGGCTGGGCTGA
- a CDS encoding metal-dependent transcriptional regulator: MTDLIDTTEMYLRTILELEEDNIVPLRARISERLGHSGPTVSQTVGRMERDGLVVVSGDRHLELTDDGRRKAVHVMRKHRLAERLLSDVIELEWEYVHEEACRWEHVMSEQVERKLLTMLGNPTESPYGNPIPGLGELGAADTASTGNLVNLVEAVRAADSEVTARIRRLGEPAQVDPELLLQLKQAGVIPGSTGTFSANGSSVAVQIDGAETGLELPNELAAHIFVDA; this comes from the coding sequence ATGACCGATCTGATCGACACGACCGAAATGTACCTTCGCACCATCCTGGAGCTGGAGGAGGACAACATCGTCCCCCTGCGCGCGCGCATCTCCGAGCGTCTCGGGCACTCCGGCCCGACCGTCTCGCAGACCGTCGGCCGTATGGAGCGCGACGGCCTCGTCGTCGTGTCGGGCGACCGCCATCTCGAGCTGACCGACGACGGACGCCGCAAGGCGGTGCATGTCATGCGCAAGCACCGTCTGGCCGAGCGCCTCCTCAGCGACGTCATCGAGCTCGAGTGGGAGTACGTCCACGAGGAGGCCTGCCGCTGGGAGCACGTCATGAGCGAGCAGGTCGAGCGGAAGCTGCTCACCATGCTCGGCAACCCGACGGAGTCGCCCTACGGCAACCCCATCCCGGGCCTTGGCGAACTCGGCGCCGCCGACACCGCCTCCACCGGGAACCTGGTGAACCTCGTGGAGGCCGTGCGCGCCGCCGATTCCGAGGTGACTGCCAGAATCCGCCGCCTCGGGGAGCCGGCGCAGGTTGATCCCGAGCTGCTGCTCCAGCTCAAGCAAGCGGGGGTGATTCCCGGTTCGACCGGCACTTTCTCGGCGAACGGCTCCTCTGTCGCCGTCCAGATCGACGGGGCCGAGACGGGGCTGGAACTGCCCAACGAACTCGCTGCTCACATCTTCGTCGACGCCTGA
- a CDS encoding C40 family peptidase, which yields MAHSDTPGLTQDGASQDPRSTPQDSAPRSVSRRSLRAESETGTVARSTPGPPGSAAATSAAAGLAATKPAGKRKGGWVLNVAAIGVATGIVATMSIPAFAFNPDDAGSSAFGPTAADSMKRAQSQSVEVSDVVSSTAGREAVSATTEQQLAAQKAAAAAEAARQRAAVTLTRYATSYSGPSVQQFLANPPYPDFSLDRVFSVAQQYIGTPYVYGGDSPSGFDCSGYIMYVYSQFGISMQHSVSKQAASGKVIAIADARPGDLVIMPGHDGFYAGNGNILDAPTQGKSVSIRPIWTDNYYIVRLGI from the coding sequence TTGGCACACTCTGACACGCCCGGTCTCACCCAGGACGGGGCCTCTCAGGACCCTCGCTCCACCCCCCAGGATTCCGCTCCCCGCTCTGTCTCGCGCCGGTCCCTCCGCGCCGAGTCAGAGACCGGGACGGTCGCCCGCTCGACACCGGGGCCACCTGGGTCCGCGGCCGCCACCTCGGCCGCTGCCGGTCTGGCCGCCACCAAACCGGCCGGCAAGCGCAAGGGCGGTTGGGTTCTCAATGTCGCGGCGATCGGTGTCGCGACCGGCATCGTCGCCACCATGTCCATCCCCGCCTTCGCCTTCAACCCGGACGACGCCGGGAGCTCGGCTTTCGGCCCCACCGCCGCCGACAGCATGAAGAGGGCGCAATCGCAGAGCGTCGAGGTCAGCGATGTCGTCTCCTCGACCGCCGGCCGCGAGGCGGTCAGCGCGACCACCGAGCAGCAGCTCGCCGCCCAGAAGGCCGCCGCCGCCGCCGAGGCCGCCCGTCAGCGCGCCGCGGTCACGCTGACCCGCTACGCGACCAGCTACTCCGGCCCCTCCGTCCAGCAGTTCCTGGCCAACCCGCCGTACCCGGACTTCAGCCTCGACCGGGTGTTCTCGGTCGCCCAGCAGTATATCGGCACGCCTTATGTCTACGGCGGCGACAGCCCTTCCGGCTTCGACTGCTCCGGCTATATCATGTACGTCTATTCGCAGTTCGGCATCTCCATGCAGCACTCTGTGTCCAAACAGGCCGCCAGCGGCAAGGTTATCGCCATTGCGGACGCGCGCCCCGGCGACCTTGTCATCATGCCCGGCCACGACGGTTTCTACGCCGGCAATGGCAACATCCTGGATGCTCCCACCCAGGGCAAGTCGGTCTCCATCCGGCCGATCTGGACCGACAACTACTACATCGTCCGCCTGGGGATCTGA
- a CDS encoding HNH endonuclease codes for MKTLVLNAGYEPLAVVSFKRAIVLVMNHKATVLESDRDHPVWSIAGSWDRPSVILLTRYVRIPHGRAVPVSRRGVLRRDLHRCAYCGKSATTIDHVLPRSRGGRDSWENLVACCLRCNNVKSDKTPAEMGWMLSFTPHAPHDASWVVRGTEGALAEWQGYLAPAA; via the coding sequence GTGAAGACTCTGGTCCTCAACGCCGGCTACGAACCCCTCGCGGTCGTCTCCTTCAAACGCGCCATCGTCCTCGTGATGAACCATAAGGCGACCGTCCTCGAAAGCGACCGCGACCACCCTGTCTGGAGCATCGCCGGCAGCTGGGACCGCCCCTCCGTCATCCTCCTCACCCGCTATGTCCGCATCCCTCACGGCCGAGCCGTCCCGGTGAGCCGCCGGGGCGTCCTCCGGCGCGATCTGCACCGCTGCGCCTACTGCGGCAAGTCCGCCACGACCATCGACCACGTCCTGCCCCGCTCCCGCGGAGGCCGCGACTCCTGGGAGAACCTCGTCGCCTGCTGTCTGCGCTGCAACAACGTCAAGAGCGACAAAACCCCCGCGGAGATGGGCTGGATGCTCTCTTTCACCCCCCATGCCCCCCATGACGCCTCCTGGGTCGTGCGCGGAACCGAGGGCGCCCTCGCAGAATGGCAGGGCTACCTCGCTCCCGCCGCGTGA